The Papaver somniferum cultivar HN1 chromosome 3, ASM357369v1, whole genome shotgun sequence genome includes a region encoding these proteins:
- the LOC113356336 gene encoding glutathione S-transferase F12-like: protein MVVKIYGPVTGACPQRVMACLFEKEIDFEVETIRLELGEHKRPEFLVKQPFGQVPVVEDGDFRLFESRAIIRYYAAKYADQGTNLLGKTLEERALVDQWLEVEAHNFNELIYTIVFQVVILPRMGQTTDSELVGVSQEKLGKVLDIYEEQLSKNSYLAGDSFSLADLGHLPGIRYLMNEAGKGYLVKDRKNVNAWWGNISNRPAWKKVLKLMEKN, encoded by the exons ATGGTGGTGAAAATTTATGGTCCGGTAACAGGAGCTTGTCCACAAAGAGTCATGGCTTGTCTTTTCGAAAAAGAAATTGACTTTGAGGTCGAAACCATCCGCCTTGAACTCGGAGAACACAAAAGGCCAGAGTTCCTTGTGAAACAG CCATTTGGTCAAGTGCCTGTAGTAGAGGATGGGGACTTCAGACTTTTTG AATCAAGGGCGATCATAAGGTATTACGCAGCTAAATATGCTGATCAAGGAACAAACTTGTTGGGCAAAACACTAGAGGAACGAGCTTTGGTAGATCAATGGCTTGAAGTTGAAGCACACAATTTCAATGAACTGATATATACTATTGTATTTCAAGTGGTGATACTTCCTCGAATGGGTCAAACTACTGACTCAGAGTTGGTAGGTGTTAGTCAAGAGAAACTCGGAAAAGTTCTTGATATATACGAAGAACAATTGTCCAAGAACAGTTATCTAGCTGGAGATTCGTTCAGTCTCGCCGATCTGGGCCACCTCCCAGGGATTCGGTATTTGATGAATGAGGCAGGGAAAGGTTATCTTGTCAAGGACAGGAAGAATGTGAATGCCTGGTGGGGAAATATTTCAAACAGGCCTGCTTGGAAGAAAGTTCTGAAACTCATGGAGAAAAATTAG